One window from the genome of Engraulis encrasicolus isolate BLACKSEA-1 chromosome 16, IST_EnEncr_1.0, whole genome shotgun sequence encodes:
- the sppl2 gene encoding signal peptide peptidase-like 2 — protein MKVPASVFWAAFFVKQALGEHGMAHFSDQGKNKGKDYCIFYNPRWAPLPHDLSKASRLQIYDLTSSVLCSVSDVPEGGFPNRIPMVMRGNCTFYEKVKIAKQNGARGILIVSKDRLTPPAGNGSQYEEIDIPVALLSYADMLDISKTFGTGREVAMYAPSEPKLDYNMVIIFLMAVGTVAVGGYWAGSRDIKKRYMKHKRDDSAEKQDEETVDVTPIMICVFVVMCCTMLVLLYYFYDHLVYVIIGTFCVASAVSLYSCLWPFVRRLPFGKCRIPENNLPYCHKRPQVRMILLTVFCVGVSATWCVFRNEDQWAWVLQDALGIAFCLSMLKTIRLPTFKACTLLLSVLFVYDVFFVFITPLLTKSGESIMVEVAAGPINSSTHEKLPMVLKVPRLNFSPLALCDRPFSLLGFGDILVPGLLVAYCHRFDILMQSSQIYFVACTIGYGIGLLITFVALALMETGQPALLYLVPCTLLTSLAVALWRKELPLFWTGSGFVPPPIVMTPINCTQTAEPSTKDEPLTNADPQTPDSINQSEDPPPLPPQEEEVAQSEGKATKSE, from the exons ATGAAGGTCCCGGCCAGTGTGTTTTGGGCAGCCTTCTTTGTTAAACAG GCTCTTGGAGAACATGGCATGGCACACTTCAGTGATCAGGGGAAAAATAAAGGCAAGGATTACTGTATATTTTACAATCCCAGATGGGCCCCCCTACCTCACGATCTCAGCAAAGCG TCAAGGTTGCAGATCTACGACCTGACCAGTTCGGTCCTCTGTTCGGTGTCAGACGTACCCGAAGGTGGCTTTCCCAATCGCATTCCCATGGTGATGCGGGGCAACTGTACCTTTTATGAGAAGGTCAAAATTGCAAAGCAAAACGGTGCCCGCGGCATTCTCATTGTCAGCAAAGATAGACTG ACTCCTCCAGCGGGCAACGGAAGCCAGTATGAGGAGATTGACATTCCAGTCGCCCTCCTCAGCTACGCTGACATGCTGGACATCAGTAAG ACGTTCGGTACGGGCAGGGAAGTGGCCATGTACGCCCCGAGCGAGCCCAAGCTGGACTACAACATGGTGATCATCTTTCTCATGGCGGTGGGCACGGTGGCCGTGGGAGGCTACTGGGCTGGCAGCAGGGACATCAAAAA GCGCTACATGAAGCACAAGCGGGACGACAGCGCAGAGAAGCAGGACGAGGAGACCGTGGATGTGACCCCCATCATGATCTGCGTGTTTGTGGTCATGTGTTGCACCATGCTGGTGCTGCTCTACTACTTCTACGACCACCTGG tgTATGTAATCATCGGCACATTCTGTGTGGCCTCTGCTGTCAGCCTATACAGCTGCCTGTGGCCCTTTGTGCGTAGACTTCCATTTGGAAAGTGCAG GATACCAGAGAATAACCTGCCGTATTGCCACAAGAGGCCTCAGGTGCGGATGATACTGCTCACAGTGTTCTGCGTGGGTGTCAGTGCCACCTGGTGTGTCTTTCGCAATGAGGACCA GTGGGCCTGGGTGCTGCAAGATGCCTTAGGAATTGCCTTCTGTCTTTCTATGCTGAAAACTATCAGATTACCCACCTTCAAG GCTTGCACGCTACTGTTGTCGGTACTGTTTGTCTACGATGTTTTCTTCGTATTTATAACCCCACTTTTAACCAAG AGTGGCGAGAGCATCATGGTAGAGGTGGCAGCTGGGCCCATCAACTCATCCACTCATGAGAAG TTACCAATGGTACTCAAAGTCCCAAGACTGAACTTCTCTCCTCTGGCCCTGTGTGACCGGCCCTTCTCTCTCCTGGGCTTTGGAGACATCTTGGTGCCAG GCTTGCTGGTGGCCTACTGTCATAGGTTTGACATTCTTATGCAGTCCTCACAGATCTACTTTGTTGCCTGCACCATAG gTTATGGCATTGGCCTGCTCATCACGTTTGTGGCCCTGGCCCTCATGGAGACGGGCCAGCCGGCGTTGTTATACCTGGTGCCTTGCACTCTCCTCACCAGCCTAGCGGTGGCGCTGTGGCGCAAGGAGTTGCCTTTGTTCTGGACAGGAAGTGGATTTGTG CCTCCCCCCATAGTCATGACACCAATCAACTGCACACAGACCGCTGAACCCTCCACCAAAGATGAGCCCTTGACCAATGCCGATCCTCAGACACCTGATTCAATCAATCAGAGCGAAGACCCGCCTCCGCTTCCcccacaggaggaggaggtggcgcaATCAGAAGGCAAAGCCACCAAGTCAGAGTAA
- the LOC134465049 gene encoding trichohyalin-like: MDISAGVPSRVQMASTISGGEPGSWKELEQQRLQLQKRGEDNDRRTLELQHALNALNRRTLNQQEERRTREPAQEERRTRGAPTNPVTQVERKEAGETTSRAQQKESSAGVQISATPKEEGRARESTSPQDDVVTVYRLCQNCISGLLQEERGQFQKLLQKQQTMFKELLREERETLLKLFDEERTQLMKEMKTAWEKGQHQGMKIVFRRSEKSSVNNTDSETDLSKDWFDEEENKIMVEAERKLKVLKERRYRKQEEGKINEEEGKVMRRHIIEGENEEEVAAGRTEREKPKALVKDLEDIKQQEEIRTEELQEAVMEFVRRKTEQLDKDTESESDSNEEYVAEEEKQIILEAESKLKAEEARKEQEEREISEEKVKERTLDMAEELKSNTDSDAEESLFSEEDTNVLLHTLDGMDKTKKEDVGFRKITEEENEEVASECKDKEQPQVPIKDLEKRKHQEEIREEELKKAAMEFVRRKTQDTESESDSDEDYFDEEEKLMILEAERKLKAEEEKKELEEREISEEKAKRTLDMAEELKSDTDADSEESLFGDEETDMILQSLGGLGEMDKTKNENEFRKITEEEYKEVASECKDKEKPNALIQDLEDKHQQEEIRKDKLRRAAIEFVKRKTEPADEYTESESDSDEDYFDEEERQIILEAESKLKAIKEISEEKIKERTLDMAEELKSDTDSDSEESLFGDEETDMILQSLDEMDKAKKEDVFRKITEEENEEMVSECKDEEQPQIPIKDLEERKPCKETVKFTPVDIKRIEREEKDRDNSSNNNNNNNNNNNKEESKTGENPKEQIQKAAMKFTEELNRETSLDSEESLFGDDTDILQTFDKMDKTKKEDIGFRKISEEENEEVASECKDKEKPKVLIQDLEDKQQQEEIRKEELRKAAMEFVKRKTEPADEYTESESDSDEDYFDEEERQMILEAESKLKAEKERKEHKERKIDEEKAKERTLDTAQELKSDTDSDSEESLFGDEDTDMILQSLKMDKTKKEDVGLRKITEEEIRKEELQKAAMEFVRRKTEPADEDTDSESDSDEDYFDEEEKLMILEAERKLKAEEERKELEEREISEGKAERMLDMAEELKSDTGADSEESLFSDEDTDMILQSLDGLDEMDKTKKEDEFRKITVEENKQVASECKDKEKPKALIKDLEELNQEEEIRKEELRKVAMEFVRRKTEEADEDTDSESDSDEDYFDEEEKLMVFEAERKLKAEKETRQLRELEEKKICMEKAKGKTVDMAKELRDQKVFMAMEGEKTVANRAMCKEQERPETGFDSESDTGSDSEEFLFSDDDTDMILRSLDDMDKRKKNDSGFRKRGMEQTV; this comes from the exons ATGGACATCTCAGCGGGAGTGCCATCCCGTGTCCAAATGGCATCCACAATCTCTGGAGG agagCCAGGTAGCTGGAAGGAGTTAGAGCAGCAGCGTCTGCAGCTGCAGAAGAGGGGGGAGGATAATGACAGGAGAACGCTGGAGCTGCAGCACGCTCTCAATGCCCTAAATAGGAGGACTCTGAaccagcaggaggagaggaggaccagaGAACCCGCA caggaggagaggaggaccagaGGAGCTCCTACAAACCCAGTTACACAGGTAGAGAGGAAGGAGGCGGGAGAAACAACCTCCAGGGCCCAGCAGAAGGAGAGCAGTGCAGGAGTACAGATCAGCGCGACTccgaaggaggaagggagagcaagagagagcacaTCGCCGCAGGATGATGTAGTAACTGTGTATAG GCTCTGCCAAAATTGCATAAGTGGACTGCTCCAGGAAGAAAGGGGACAATTCCAGAAGCTCTTGCAGAAACAGCAAACAATGTTCAAG GAGCtgctgagggaggagagggaaactCTGCTTAAACTGTTTGATGAGGAAAGGACACAGCTTATGAAGGAGATGAAAACAGCATGGGAAAAAGGACAACACCAAGGAATGAAGATAGTGTTTAGGAGGTCAGAAAAAAGCAGTGTGAACAACACAGACAGTGAGACGGATTTGAGCAAGGACTGGTTTGATgaggaagaaaataaaataatggtagaggcagagaggaagctcAAGGTGCTGAAGGAGAGAAGGTACAGAAAGCAGGAGGAGGGTAAAATAAACGAGGAAGAGGGCAAGGTGATGAGGCGACATATCATTGAAGGAGAAAATGAGGAGGAAGTGGCAGctggacggacagagagagagaaaccaaaggCCCTCGTCAAAGACCTGGAGGACATAAAGCAACAGGAGGAGATCAGAACAGAAGAGCTCCAAGAAGCAGTGATGGAATTTGTGAGGAGGAAGACTGAGCAACTCGACAAGGACACTGAAAGTGAATCTGATTCGAACGAAGAGTATGTTGCAGAGGAAGAAAAGCAAATCATCTTAGAAGCAGAGAGCAAACTCAAGGCAGAGGAGGCGAGGAAAgaacaggaagagagggaaataAGTGAGGAAAAAGTCAAGGAGAGGACGCTTGATATGGCCGAAGAACTGAAGAGCAACACAGACTCTGACGCAGAGGAGTCCTTGTTCAGTGAAGAGGACACAAATGTACTTCTGCATACACTTGACGGAATGGATAAGACAAAGAAAGAAGATGTAGGATTCAGGAAGATCActgaggaagagaatgaggaggtGGCCAGTGAATGCAAGGACAAAGAGCAACCCCAGGTCCCTATAAAAGACCTGGAGAAGAGAAAACATCAGGAAGAGATCAGAGAAGAAGAGCTCAAAAAAGCGGCAATGGAGTTTGTGAGGAGGAAGACACAGGAcacagaaagtgaaagtgattcggacGAGGACTATTTTGATGAGGAGGAAAAGCTAATGATCCTAGAGGCAGAGCGCAAACttaaggcagaggaggagaagaaagaactgGAGGAGAGGGAAATAAGTGAGGAAAAAGCCAAGAGGACGCTTGACATGGCCGAAGAACTGAAGAGTGACACAGACGCTGACTCGGAGGAGTCCTTGTTTGGTGATGAGGAGACAGATATGATTTTGCAGTCACTTGGCGGGCTTGGCGAGATGGATAAGACAAAGAATGAAAATGAGTTCAGGAAGATCACTGAGGAAGAGTATAAGGAAGTAGCCAGTGAATGCAAGGACAAAGAGAAGCCAAATGCCCTTATCCAAGACCTAGAGGACAAACACCAACAGGAAGAGATCAGAAAAGACAAGCTCCGAAGAGCGGCGATAGAGTTTGTGAAGAGGAAGACTGAGCCAGCTGACGAGTAcacagaaagtgaaagtgattcggacGAGGACTATTTTGACGAGGAGGAAAGGCAAATCATCTTAGAGGCAGAGAGCAAACTCAAGGCAATAAAGGAAATAAGTGAGGAAAAAATCAAGGAGAGGACGCTTGACATGGCCGAAGAACTGAAGAGCGACACAGACTCGGACTCGGAGGAGTCCTTGTTTGGTGATGAGGAGACAGATATGATTTTGCAGTCACTTGACGAGATGGATAAGGCGAAGAAGGAAGATGTATTTAGGAAGATCACTGAGGAAGAGAATGAAGAGATGGTCAGTGAATGCAAGGATGAAGAGCAACCCCAGATCCCTATCAAAGACCTGGAGGAGAGAAAGCCCTGCAAGGAAACGGTTAAGTTCACTCCTGTTGACATCAAGAgaatagaaagagaggagaaagacagagacaacagcagcaacaacaacaacaacaacaacaacaacaacaacaaggaagAGAGCAAGACAGGTGAGAATCCAAAAGAGCAGATCCAGAAAGCGGCCATGAAGTTCACTGAAGAACTGAACAGAGAGACAAGCTTGGACTCGGAGGAGTCCTTGTTCGGTGATGACACAGATATTCTGCAGACATTTGACAAGATGGATAAGACAAAGAAGGAAGATATAGGATTCAGGAAGATTTCTGAGGAAGAAAATGAGGAGGTGGCCAGTGAATGCAAGgataaagagaagccaaaggtCCTCATccaagacctggaggacaaacaGCAACAGGAAGAGATCAGAAAAGAGGAGCTCCGAAAAGCGGCGATGGAGTTTGTGAAGAGGAAGACTGAGCCAGCTGACGAGTAcacagaaagtgaaagtgattcggacGAAGACTATTTTGACGAGGAGGAAAGGCAAATGATCCTAGAGGCAGAGAGCAAACTTAAggcagagaaggaaagaaaagaacacaAGGAGAGGAAAATAGATGAGGAAAAAGCCAAGGAGAGGACACTTGACACGGCCCAAGAACTGAAGAGTGACACAGACTCGGACTCGGAGGAGTCCTTGTTCGGTGATGAGGACACAGATATGATTTTGCAGTCACTTAAGATGGATAAGACAAAGAAGGAAGATGTAGGATTGAGGAAGATCACTGAGGAAGAGATCAGAAAAGAGGAGCTCCAAAAAGCGGCGATGGAGTTCGTGAGGAGGAAGACTGAGCCAGCTGACGAGGACACAGACAGTGAAAGTGATTCGGACGAGGACTATTTTGATGAGGAGGAAAAGTTAATGATCCTAGAGGCAGAGCGCAAACttaaggcagaggaggagaggaaagaactgGAGGAGAGGGAAATAAGTGAGGGAAAAGCCGAGAGGATGCTTGATATGGCCGAAGAACTGAAGAGTGACACAGGCGCTGACTCGGAGGAGTCCTTGTTCAGTGATGAGGACACAGATATGATTTTGCAGTCGCTTGACGGGCTTGACGAGATGGATAAGACAAAGAAGGAAGATGAGTTCAGGAAGATCACTGTGGAAGAGAATAAGCAGGTGGCCAGTGAATGCAAGGACAAAGAAAAACCAAAGGCCCTTATCAAAGACCTGGAGGAGCTAAATCAAGAGGAAGAGATCAGAAAAGAAGAGCTCCGAAAAGTGGCTATGGAATTTGTGAGGAGGAAGACTGAGGAAGCTGACGAGGACACAGACAGTGAAAGTGATTCGGACGAGGACTATTTTGATGAGGAGGAAAAGCTAATGGTCTTTGAGGCAGAGAGAAAACTTAAGGCGGAGAAGGAGACCAGACAACTGAGAGAACTGGAGGAGAAGAAAATATGCATGGAAAAAGCCAAGGGGAAAACTGTTGATATGGCCAAAGAACTGAGGGATCAGAAAGTGTTCATGGCGATGGAAGGTGAAAAGACAGTCGCAAACAGAGCCATGTGTAAAGAGCAGGAGCGCCCGGAGACAGGCTTTGATTCAGAGAGTGACACAGGCTCGGACTCGGAGGAGTTCTTGTTCAGTGATGACGACACAGATATGATCTTGAGGTCGCTTGATGATATGGACAAGAGAAAGAAGAACGATTCAGGATTCAGGAAGAGGGGCATGGAGCAGACAGTGTAG